A genomic segment from Triticum dicoccoides isolate Atlit2015 ecotype Zavitan chromosome 1A, WEW_v2.0, whole genome shotgun sequence encodes:
- the LOC119339889 gene encoding type-5 thionin-like, which translates to MGGSKRGLGSVIVCLLVLGLVLKQVQHVEGVDCGGSIFKVACYHSCLLGPSTVFQCADFCGCHLPADLAFVRSSDELNTIEYCSLECRSSMCDNMVMVNIAINSEEMKLYVKLCGDACDSLCKGNALLASLDLDD; encoded by the exons ATGGGAGGAAGCAAGAGGGGTCTGGGGAGTGTGATCGTGTGTTTACTCGTGCTGGGGCTGGTCCTCAAGCAGGTGCAACATGTAGAGGGCGTGGATTGCGGCGGGAGCATCTTCAAAGTGGCCTGCTACCATTCTTGCCTTCTCGGTCCTAGTACAGTGTTTCAGTGCGCAGACTTCTGTGGCTGTCACCTCCCCGCTGACTTGGCCTTTGTACGCAGCTCCG ATGAACTAAACACCATTGAGTATTGCAGCTTAGAATGTAGGTCTTCCATGTGTGACAACATGGTCATGGTCAACATAG CTATCAACAGTGAAGAGATGAAACTCTATGTGAAACTCTGCGgtgatgcttgtgatagtttgtgtAAGGGGAATGCTCTCCTGGCATCCCTTGATCTTGATGACTAA
- the LOC119291948 gene encoding type-5 thionin, which translates to MGGGQKGLESAIVCLLVLGLVLEQVQVEGVDCGANPFKVACFNSCLLGPSTVFQCADFCACRVPANLASARSSDEPNAIEYCSLGCRSSVCDNVINTADNTEEMKLYVKRCGDACDSFCKGDTLLASLDD; encoded by the exons ATGGGAGGAGGCCAAAAGGGTCTGGAGAGTGCGATCGTGTGCCTACTCGTGCTGGGGCTGGTCCTGGAGCAGGTGCAAGTAGAGGGCGTGGATTGCGGCGcaaaccccttcaaagtggcctgcTTCAATTCTTGCCTTCTCGGTCCTAGTACAGTGTTCCAGTGCGCAGACTTCTGTGCTTGTCGAGTCCCCGCTAACTTGGCCTCTGCACGCAGCTCCG ATGAACCAAACGCCATTGAGTATTGCAGCTTGGGATGTAGGTCTTCCGTGTGTGACAATGTGATCAACACAG CTGACAACACCGAAGAGATGAAACTCTATGTGAAACGCTGCGGGGATGCTTGTGACAGTTTCTGTAAGGGGGATACTCTCTTGGCATCCCTTGATGACTAA